A region from the Desulfomarina profundi genome encodes:
- a CDS encoding PEP-CTERM sorting domain-containing protein, whose translation MKNIFTAALLSLLFFSANCYALPMATDDLWDISQGSSVTGNSGILFNSNQTGMFGGYTSAAAEPPNTIFSDYQQAGTLHWIEWQTPSEITLRSFNLVAFHDGRPYDMTHRGFDTFNLLSSVDGTTWNQIYTYDTDPDGDLLYGGGVTYTNPAALELAADLSTPVFAKYFRAEFVQTGQGINGSGPRILELDGYDTFLDGSTGGDPVPEPATILLFGAGIACLGGLRLRKA comes from the coding sequence ATGAAAAATATTTTTACTGCAGCATTACTGTCGTTATTATTCTTTTCTGCCAATTGTTATGCCCTGCCCATGGCAACTGATGACCTTTGGGATATCAGCCAGGGAAGCAGTGTTACAGGAAACAGTGGAATTCTTTTTAACTCAAATCAAACCGGGATGTTTGGGGGTTATACTTCTGCTGCTGCGGAACCTCCAAATACAATTTTTTCAGACTACCAACAAGCCGGCACATTGCACTGGATAGAATGGCAGACACCTTCAGAAATAACCTTGCGAAGTTTTAATCTGGTTGCTTTCCATGATGGCCGACCGTATGATATGACACACAGAGGATTTGATACATTTAATCTGCTTTCATCAGTCGATGGTACAACCTGGAACCAGATATACACCTATGACACAGACCCGGACGGTGATCTTTTATATGGAGGTGGAGTTACCTATACAAACCCGGCGGCCCTTGAGCTGGCTGCGGATCTCAGCACTCCGGTCTTCGCCAAATACTTTCGAGCGGAATTTGTCCAGACAGGACAAGGTATAAACGGCTCCGGCCCGAGAATTCTTGAACTTGACGGATATGACACATTTCTCGATGGTTCAACAGGTGGTGACCCCGTTCCGGAACCGGCGACCATACTTCTTTTC